One window of Bacteroidales bacterium genomic DNA carries:
- a CDS encoding IS1634 family transposase, with amino-acid sequence MFIRKKKNKSGSVSIQIIQKINRSNRVIKTIGSSKNANEIEELYLQALYELPRLFGPTLFDAEVKPDIAELSNDSIQVIGPELIFGRIYDKIGFDALQEPLLRHLAISRISHPGSKLQLSKYLSDIGEKPISVYSIYRFMDKIHNQLKKKIEDISFNYTKQILGGKIGVLFYDVTTIYFEASEPYDYRIAGFSKDGKHQNPQILLGLLVGKEGYPIGYEIFEGNTYEGHTLILVLQKYINRFKIDKPIVVADSGLLSSSNIKALIENNFKFILGARIKNEKKHIIDKILNLKLKNGEVKTIKNDEGLTIHISYSEKRARKDSYNRDRGINKLEKSISSGRLTKKNINNRGYNKYLKMKGEMTISIDKEKLKNDAKWDGLKGYITNTKLSSEDVLNSYNNLWKIEKAFRISKTDLRVRPIFHRLRQRVETHICISFMSYLIFKELERIINKNKLDFSITEALKLINRMYGIKLQTSNNKIVSAHFKIRVDYA; translated from the coding sequence TTAAAACTATTGGGTCATCAAAAAACGCTAATGAAATAGAAGAATTATATTTACAAGCATTATATGAGTTACCAAGACTATTTGGGCCTACATTATTTGATGCAGAAGTAAAACCAGATATTGCAGAGTTGTCTAACGACTCTATTCAAGTAATAGGACCAGAATTAATCTTTGGAAGGATTTACGACAAAATAGGTTTTGACGCACTTCAAGAACCGTTGCTACGTCATCTAGCAATATCACGAATAAGTCATCCTGGGAGTAAGTTACAACTATCAAAATATTTAAGTGATATCGGAGAAAAACCTATCTCAGTATATAGTATATATCGTTTTATGGATAAGATTCATAATCAATTAAAAAAGAAGATCGAAGACATCTCTTTCAACTATACTAAACAAATTTTAGGTGGAAAAATAGGCGTATTATTTTATGATGTGACCACAATCTATTTTGAAGCAAGTGAACCTTATGATTACCGAATTGCAGGTTTTTCAAAAGATGGCAAACATCAAAATCCACAGATTTTATTGGGTTTACTTGTAGGAAAAGAGGGATATCCTATTGGCTATGAAATTTTTGAAGGAAATACATATGAAGGTCATACTCTGATTTTAGTTTTACAAAAATATATTAATAGATTTAAGATAGATAAGCCAATAGTTGTAGCTGATTCAGGTTTATTAAGTAGCAGTAATATTAAAGCACTAATAGAGAATAATTTCAAATTTATACTTGGGGCAAGAATAAAGAATGAGAAAAAGCATATAATAGATAAAATACTAAATTTAAAATTAAAAAATGGCGAAGTAAAAACGATAAAAAATGACGAAGGTTTAACTATACATATAAGCTATTCGGAGAAGCGTGCACGTAAAGATTCATACAATAGAGACAGAGGAATTAACAAGCTAGAAAAAAGTATATCCTCAGGGCGACTTACTAAGAAAAATATCAATAATAGAGGTTACAATAAATATCTGAAGATGAAAGGTGAGATGACAATAAGCATTGACAAAGAAAAATTAAAAAATGATGCAAAATGGGATGGATTAAAAGGATATATCACTAATACTAAGCTTAGTAGTGAAGATGTGCTCAATAGTTATAACAATCTTTGGAAAATTGAAAAAGCATTTAGAATATCAAAAACTGATTTAAGAGTTAGACCAATATTTCATCGTTTAAGACAAAGAGTTGAAACTCATATTTGTATTTCATTTATGTCATATCTTATTTTCAAAGAACTTGAAAGAATAATTAATAAAAATAAACTTGATTTTTCTATAACGGAAGCTTTAAAACTAATAAACAGAATGTATGGCATAAAACTACAAACATCTAATAATAAAATAGTTTCGGCTCACTTTAAAATTCGGGTGGATTACGCATAA